In one Halofilum ochraceum genomic region, the following are encoded:
- a CDS encoding outer membrane beta-barrel protein, translating to MKRRLLKVMGGIHRASGFSLLAILAVFPALGFAQTNVEIGFRLESTDNIGLTEENEQSDLARTPYMNFDWSTASRALTAGIEGNLEYRDYRDDATTDGTAGDLSAVADLHLIEDRLDFRFENRFQQVRTEELDPQTPDNIEDVNTFTMGPDLRFDPSPVDQLTFGARYGNTYFERGNDSERWALGAMWSHRLSTLNEVAVNIQRQDVEFTEFSGDPLDYTLDEIGIGGTHRLARGSVSLTGGQRRIEQENGNWIERGFARFDWAYKPTRRTEFDLTAETGLTDTGVRLLGRNAQTVELPAADAFDNDDIVILSEVQARLIRRGAKLDVTLGGLVAEEDFKTGNLQLDRERFGGSLGIEYPLTPVDRVEWLIRGERTDYLLLNRRDDDWTTSIRLRHLLGRNMFVEGGYLYWERDSSAAGSSFEENRVFLAAGYRWGE from the coding sequence ATGAAACGGCGGCTCCTCAAGGTGATGGGCGGGATTCATAGGGCTTCCGGTTTCTCGCTTCTCGCGATACTGGCTGTTTTCCCTGCGCTCGGTTTCGCGCAGACCAATGTCGAAATCGGTTTTCGTCTCGAGAGCACCGATAACATTGGTCTTACCGAAGAGAACGAGCAATCGGATCTCGCGCGGACTCCATATATGAATTTCGACTGGAGTACGGCGAGTCGTGCGCTTACCGCGGGTATCGAGGGGAATCTGGAATATCGGGATTATCGCGATGACGCAACTACGGATGGTACCGCCGGTGATCTCTCGGCGGTGGCCGATCTGCACCTGATTGAGGATCGTCTCGATTTTCGTTTCGAGAATCGTTTTCAACAGGTCCGAACCGAAGAGCTCGATCCACAGACCCCGGATAACATCGAGGATGTTAATACTTTTACGATGGGACCGGACCTACGCTTCGATCCGTCACCCGTCGATCAGCTGACCTTCGGCGCCCGGTATGGGAATACGTACTTCGAGCGCGGGAATGACAGTGAGCGCTGGGCCCTGGGAGCGATGTGGTCGCATCGCTTGAGTACGCTCAATGAGGTCGCGGTGAACATACAGAGGCAGGATGTCGAGTTCACCGAGTTCAGCGGGGATCCGTTGGACTATACGCTGGACGAGATCGGTATAGGTGGGACTCACCGCCTTGCTCGGGGTTCTGTTTCGCTTACGGGGGGGCAACGTCGCATAGAACAGGAGAACGGCAATTGGATTGAACGCGGATTTGCCAGGTTCGACTGGGCGTATAAGCCGACACGGCGGACCGAGTTCGATTTGACCGCTGAGACCGGGTTGACCGACACCGGAGTCCGCCTGCTTGGCCGCAACGCGCAGACGGTAGAGTTGCCGGCCGCGGATGCGTTCGATAATGATGATATCGTAATTCTGTCGGAAGTGCAGGCGCGTCTGATCAGACGCGGAGCCAAGCTCGATGTCACTCTCGGCGGGTTGGTGGCTGAGGAAGATTTCAAGACCGGCAATCTGCAGCTGGATCGCGAGCGATTTGGCGGCAGTCTCGGTATAGAGTATCCCCTTACGCCGGTGGATCGCGTTGAATGGTTGATCCGTGGAGAACGCACCGACTACCTGTTACTCAACCGCAGAGACGATGATTGGACGACCAGTATCCGTTTGCGTCATTTACTGGGACGTAACATGTTTGTGGAAGGCGGCTATCTATACTGGGAACGCGATTCGTCCGCGGCAGGAAGCAGTTTCGAGGAGAACCGGGTCTTCCTCGCGGCCGGTTATCGCTGGGGGGAGTGA
- a CDS encoding ExeA family protein has protein sequence MYLNAFGFERHPFRVAPDTDFMYFSPGHARAKAYLEYALVSGDGFVVITGEIGAGKTTLLNRFIDDLDQDVLLARIDQTQLSERELLEAILVAFGEEPDERGKVSLMQQLREFLLDQAEQERRVIIAIDEAQCLGYKALEEVRLLSGIELHQVKVASLVLMGQPELDRLISSPELEQLAQRVRLRFHLGALSPEDSRNYLLHRISIAGCSRTDLFAEDAFAVIHRYAGGIPRLINSLSDMALLTAYVDERDGVDAEVVETAARELGWLPYSERAHRVTPPRGEAPGTELQHEIRALGLSLTEQIRGLRADLARVADALVAGQSGGGGSR, from the coding sequence TTGTATCTGAACGCGTTCGGTTTCGAACGACACCCGTTTCGGGTAGCGCCGGATACTGATTTCATGTATTTCAGCCCGGGTCATGCGCGGGCCAAGGCGTATCTTGAGTACGCACTGGTGAGTGGTGATGGGTTCGTGGTCATTACGGGAGAAATCGGCGCGGGAAAGACGACGCTGTTGAACCGTTTTATTGACGATCTTGATCAGGATGTCCTGCTGGCCCGCATCGATCAGACGCAGCTATCCGAGCGTGAGTTGCTTGAAGCGATCCTTGTCGCCTTCGGCGAGGAACCGGATGAGCGTGGAAAGGTGTCTCTGATGCAGCAGTTGCGGGAGTTTCTGCTGGATCAGGCGGAGCAGGAACGGCGGGTAATCATCGCGATCGACGAGGCGCAGTGCCTTGGATACAAGGCACTGGAAGAGGTCCGCCTTCTGTCGGGCATTGAACTGCACCAGGTCAAGGTGGCCAGTCTGGTCCTGATGGGGCAGCCGGAACTCGATCGTCTGATCAGCTCGCCCGAGCTCGAGCAGCTCGCGCAGCGCGTGCGGCTGCGGTTCCATCTCGGTGCGTTATCACCCGAAGACAGCCGGAACTATCTGCTGCACCGGATCAGTATCGCGGGGTGCAGTCGTACGGATCTGTTTGCGGAAGATGCATTCGCGGTCATCCACCGGTACGCCGGCGGCATCCCGCGTCTCATCAACTCGCTCTCCGACATGGCGCTCCTTACCGCGTATGTGGATGAGCGCGATGGAGTCGATGCCGAGGTGGTGGAAACGGCCGCCAGGGAACTCGGCTGGCTTCCGTACAGTGAGCGGGCGCATCGGGTCACGCCTCCGCGCGGCGAGGCGCCGGGTACGGAACTGCAGCACGAGATTCGCGCACTGGGCTTGTCGTTGACCGAGCAGATCCGGGGGCTTCGGGCCGATCTCGCCCGTGTGGCGGATGCACTGGTCGCGGGGCAGTCCGGGGGAGGAGGCTCACGATGA
- a CDS encoding XrtA system polysaccharide deacetylase, with translation MTRTVVNALTVDVEDWFQVSALADSIAREDWPRMESRVERNTERLLALFDRAGVRGTFFVLGWIAERYPGLVRAIAAAGHEVASHGYSHRLIYEQTQADFREETRRGKAILEDQVQEPVYGYRAASYSITRASMWALDEIAEAGFTWDSSIFPVHHDRYGIAGFERWPHRLRTPAGFDLIEFPLTTWRVAGVDLPIAGGGYFRLYPYRLTRTGLASVNRRDGQAFVFYLHPWEVDPQQPRVRTSLLSRFRHYNNLHRCMERLEWLLRDFSFAPVGEVLATARLDAAAVPPEAAHA, from the coding sequence ATGACGCGGACCGTTGTCAACGCGCTGACCGTCGATGTCGAAGACTGGTTCCAGGTTTCCGCGCTCGCCGACAGCATCGCTCGCGAGGATTGGCCAAGAATGGAATCGCGTGTGGAGCGCAATACCGAACGTCTGCTGGCTCTGTTCGATCGGGCTGGCGTGCGCGGTACCTTCTTCGTGCTCGGCTGGATCGCGGAGCGCTACCCTGGGCTCGTCCGGGCGATTGCTGCCGCGGGCCACGAGGTCGCAAGTCATGGTTACAGTCATCGCCTGATCTATGAACAGACGCAGGCGGATTTCCGTGAGGAAACCCGGCGAGGCAAGGCGATACTGGAAGACCAGGTACAGGAGCCGGTGTATGGCTACCGGGCCGCGAGCTATTCGATCACCCGGGCATCGATGTGGGCACTCGATGAGATTGCCGAGGCCGGTTTCACCTGGGATTCAAGCATCTTTCCCGTGCATCATGACCGTTACGGTATCGCTGGATTCGAACGCTGGCCTCACCGCCTGCGAACGCCAGCGGGTTTCGATCTGATCGAATTCCCGCTGACGACCTGGCGCGTCGCCGGAGTCGATCTGCCGATTGCCGGCGGTGGGTATTTCCGCCTTTATCCGTATCGCCTTACCCGGACCGGACTGGCCAGCGTCAACCGGCGCGATGGTCAAGCCTTTGTTTTCTATCTGCACCCTTGGGAAGTCGATCCCCAACAGCCGCGCGTGAGAACATCGTTGCTGTCCCGATTCCGTCATTACAACAACCTCCATCGCTGCATGGAACGCCTTGAGTGGCTGCTGCGCGATTTCTCGTTCGCACCGGTCGGTGAGGTGTTGGCCACTGCACGGCTTGATGCCGCGGCGGTACCGCCGGAGGCCGCCCATGCCTGA
- a CDS encoding FemAB family XrtA/PEP-CTERM system-associated protein, with translation MSAAVDMVQGFRIEAAGPNDLRAWDAYVQGHEHGSAYHLDAWRRVVAVAFGHSGDRWVARDSTDSIRGVLAVDYLKSRLFGHYGVSVPFGNYGGALADDGPVAEALMDVAGARAVELGLDHIEFRDAEPRAERWPVRDTKVIMRRPLPAATETLWSELGSKLRAQVRRPMREDVTVEYGGEELVADFYAVFSRNMRDLGTPVYGRDFFRAVLALCEQTWLVVVRHGDVPVAAAFLLGFRTRLEIPWASSLRSANPLGVNMLLYWRCLEFAVEHGFTEFDFGRSSIDSGTHRFKRQWGALEVPCYWHYWLPEGGVIPALNPDNPKYRMAIRLWRHLPLAVANRFGPGIVRNLP, from the coding sequence ATGAGCGCTGCAGTGGATATGGTTCAGGGGTTCCGGATCGAAGCCGCCGGCCCGAATGATCTGCGCGCCTGGGATGCCTACGTGCAGGGTCACGAGCATGGCTCGGCGTATCATCTTGATGCCTGGCGCCGGGTTGTGGCAGTGGCCTTCGGGCATTCGGGGGATCGCTGGGTGGCCCGTGATAGCACCGATTCGATCCGCGGTGTACTCGCGGTCGACTACCTCAAGAGTCGCCTGTTCGGTCATTACGGCGTGTCTGTCCCCTTCGGTAACTATGGCGGTGCCCTCGCGGACGACGGCCCCGTCGCGGAAGCGCTGATGGATGTGGCGGGAGCTCGTGCGGTCGAACTCGGACTCGATCATATCGAGTTCCGTGATGCGGAGCCACGCGCCGAACGTTGGCCCGTTCGTGATACCAAGGTCATCATGCGGAGGCCGTTGCCGGCCGCGACCGAGACACTCTGGTCGGAGCTCGGATCGAAGCTGCGTGCGCAGGTGAGACGGCCCATGCGCGAGGACGTAACGGTGGAGTACGGCGGTGAAGAACTGGTGGCGGATTTCTACGCCGTCTTCTCACGCAATATGCGGGACCTCGGAACGCCCGTGTACGGACGCGATTTCTTCCGTGCCGTATTGGCGCTGTGTGAACAGACCTGGCTGGTGGTCGTGCGCCATGGTGACGTGCCGGTGGCGGCCGCGTTTCTGCTGGGTTTTCGAACGCGACTGGAGATTCCCTGGGCGTCCTCGTTGCGCTCGGCGAATCCGCTCGGCGTGAATATGCTCCTTTACTGGCGCTGCCTGGAATTCGCAGTCGAGCATGGTTTCACCGAATTCGATTTCGGACGTTCCAGCATCGACAGCGGGACGCACCGCTTCAAGCGTCAGTGGGGGGCGCTGGAGGTTCCGTGCTATTGGCATTACTGGCTCCCAGAGGGCGGCGTTATACCAGCGCTCAATCCCGACAATCCAAAGTACCGAATGGCGATCCGCCTCTGGCGTCATCTCCCGTTGGCAGTCGCGAATCGCTTTGGCCCGGGGATCGTGCGAAATCTCCCATGA
- a CDS encoding glycosyltransferase has product MKTTTADPVPVMPQPATVSGERWIVFFGEDWAGHHSTGKYLASGLSERHQVIWVDSLGLRAPGLQIRDLRRIGRKLWLFLRSLGKKSKTDAAHERRPIVVSPLAIPWLKYAWVRSLNRWFVGGYLRRVARRNGVVRPLVITACPATVDVVDVLNPTHVIYYCADEHSALPGMDAPLVRRLEMELLERVDAVFAVSRELVSAKERLHSTVHYFPHGVAWASFRPAAVEKLCLPEEFADVPEPRVGYIGLVGEHLDFDLMYQLMFSMPEVSFVVIGPVEDGVTPPDLPNVHYIGARPFGMLATYLAHIDIGLLPWKRNERNRFANPTKVREYLAAGCPVVSTPHPELPERSPFVASADTALEFAVAIRHTLSNRPDRDAVSQSVSGEDWSVRVRELETLVAQV; this is encoded by the coding sequence ATGAAGACAACCACGGCTGATCCCGTCCCGGTGATGCCACAGCCAGCCACTGTAAGCGGCGAACGCTGGATCGTATTTTTCGGCGAGGACTGGGCCGGTCACCACAGTACGGGAAAGTACCTGGCGTCGGGTCTGTCCGAGCGCCATCAGGTGATCTGGGTTGACTCGTTGGGTTTACGGGCGCCCGGATTGCAGATCAGGGATCTGCGGCGTATCGGCAGAAAACTCTGGTTGTTTCTCCGCTCTCTTGGGAAGAAATCGAAGACCGATGCAGCGCATGAGCGTCGACCGATAGTCGTAAGCCCGCTCGCGATTCCCTGGCTGAAGTATGCATGGGTCCGATCGCTTAACCGCTGGTTCGTGGGAGGTTACCTGCGCCGGGTGGCACGCCGGAATGGTGTCGTTCGCCCCTTGGTGATAACCGCATGTCCTGCCACGGTCGATGTGGTGGATGTTCTGAATCCAACACACGTAATCTATTACTGTGCGGATGAGCACTCGGCGTTGCCGGGCATGGATGCGCCGTTGGTCCGGCGCCTGGAGATGGAATTGCTTGAGCGGGTTGATGCGGTTTTTGCCGTATCCCGTGAGCTTGTTTCGGCGAAAGAGAGACTGCATTCGACTGTCCATTACTTCCCGCATGGTGTCGCATGGGCGTCATTCAGGCCGGCAGCGGTCGAGAAGTTGTGTCTGCCGGAAGAGTTTGCGGATGTTCCGGAACCCCGTGTGGGCTATATCGGTCTTGTCGGTGAGCATCTGGACTTCGACCTGATGTATCAACTGATGTTCTCGATGCCAGAGGTATCGTTTGTAGTAATCGGGCCCGTTGAGGATGGGGTAACGCCGCCGGATTTGCCGAACGTTCATTACATCGGCGCACGGCCTTTTGGAATGCTGGCGACATATCTGGCCCATATCGATATTGGCCTGTTGCCATGGAAGAGGAATGAGCGGAACCGTTTCGCGAACCCCACGAAGGTTCGCGAATATCTCGCCGCCGGGTGCCCGGTTGTTTCCACACCCCATCCGGAGTTGCCTGAGCGGTCGCCGTTCGTGGCAAGTGCAGATACGGCGCTTGAGTTCGCGGTGGCGATACGGCACACGTTGTCCAATCGCCCTGACCGCGACGCCGTGTCGCAGTCCGTCTCGGGGGAGGACTGGTCTGTTCGGGTCCGCGAACTCGAGACCCTGGTAGCCCAGGTATGA
- a CDS encoding lipopolysaccharide biosynthesis protein, with amino-acid sequence MTARTTAAPEPDAGSPPPVGLTGMIGHSAVYWGGVMVSKLIGFLLIPIYTHHLTPADYGTLELVALTTDVMALIIGGRLVAAMFRFYHAAADAAERRQVLATSLTAMLIVGLLFFIVASFFTGDIARLLFGSSEHATLLQIVFFTTALELVQQIAMSELRIHERSRLFVAITWIHLLLMLVGSILFLVVFDWGVFGVLLAAAIATGVVGPIVIVSVARRTGLGLHPVLLQRMVVYSLPLIPAALFLFVLHFADRYILNMFVSLEAVGLYALAYKFGFLISAVIAHPFSLIWGNRMHVLYRETGRDRMYNQVLSAYGIVLVGAGVGLSLFIDEVLALISPPVYHAAASLVPIIAAGYVLAAMNQLSMGPLYAESRTGWVALATAAGAGVNVVVNFLLVPFYGATGAAVATLIAFTAMAGVTQYLAARASTLRWDYHRAFAPLAVGVVIVVIGRSSDHGSIVMAIGFKLLLLLVVYPLALLLVRAVPVADLAEFWRWLRRSAVSAT; translated from the coding sequence ATGACTGCGCGCACCACGGCCGCCCCTGAGCCCGATGCAGGATCTCCCCCGCCGGTCGGGCTCACCGGAATGATCGGACATTCGGCCGTCTACTGGGGCGGCGTGATGGTGTCAAAACTGATCGGTTTCCTGTTGATTCCGATCTATACGCACCATCTGACACCCGCGGATTATGGAACTCTGGAACTGGTCGCCCTGACCACGGATGTCATGGCGTTGATCATCGGTGGACGGCTCGTGGCGGCGATGTTCCGCTTTTATCATGCCGCAGCGGATGCCGCGGAACGCCGTCAGGTCCTGGCGACCTCGTTGACGGCGATGCTTATCGTCGGGCTGTTATTCTTCATCGTTGCGTCTTTTTTTACCGGTGATATTGCCCGGTTGCTGTTTGGCTCCTCGGAACACGCAACGCTATTGCAGATCGTTTTCTTCACGACTGCGCTGGAACTGGTTCAGCAGATCGCGATGAGTGAACTCAGAATCCACGAGCGCAGTCGCCTGTTTGTCGCGATTACGTGGATCCATCTGCTATTGATGCTGGTTGGAAGCATCCTTTTCCTCGTCGTTTTTGACTGGGGCGTGTTCGGTGTCCTGTTGGCGGCCGCGATCGCGACGGGGGTCGTCGGGCCAATCGTGATTGTCTCGGTTGCACGCCGAACCGGACTGGGGCTGCACCCGGTCCTGCTGCAGCGGATGGTCGTTTACAGTCTACCGTTGATACCGGCAGCTCTGTTTCTGTTCGTACTGCACTTTGCCGATCGCTACATCCTGAATATGTTCGTTTCACTGGAGGCGGTTGGACTCTATGCCCTTGCCTACAAATTCGGGTTCCTGATCAGCGCGGTGATCGCCCATCCGTTCTCGCTCATATGGGGAAATCGGATGCATGTGCTGTATCGGGAGACCGGCCGCGACCGGATGTATAACCAGGTCCTGTCGGCATATGGGATTGTGCTGGTCGGTGCCGGTGTGGGCCTGTCACTGTTCATCGACGAGGTGCTGGCGTTGATTTCGCCGCCCGTCTACCACGCGGCCGCATCGCTGGTACCGATCATCGCCGCTGGGTATGTGCTTGCCGCCATGAACCAGCTCTCGATGGGGCCGCTCTATGCCGAAAGCCGGACCGGCTGGGTCGCGCTCGCCACCGCCGCTGGCGCCGGCGTCAACGTGGTCGTCAACTTCCTGCTTGTACCGTTTTACGGCGCGACCGGCGCGGCGGTGGCGACGCTTATCGCTTTCACGGCAATGGCTGGGGTGACGCAATATCTGGCGGCACGGGCGTCGACATTACGCTGGGATTATCACCGCGCGTTCGCGCCGTTGGCGGTGGGTGTAGTGATTGTCGTGATCGGACGAAGCAGCGATCATGGCAGTATCGTTATGGCGATCGGCTTCAAACTCTTGCTGCTGCTGGTGGTGTATCCGCTGGCGTTGCTCCTCGTGCGTGCCGTTCCGGTGGCCGATCTTGCGGAGTTCTGGCGGTGGCTTCGGCGCTCGGCGGTGTCCGCGACATGA
- a CDS encoding DegT/DnrJ/EryC1/StrS family aminotransferase, whose translation MASALGGVRDMRRDGVLTQNLVFGMFYRMPPVACPMGWSALLRSLGGRIRADEAYGFSTGQGALRWAFGVLAQASPERSTVILPAWTCWSVAAAVEYAGLRIALVDLDPATLDFEPAALAERVGPDTLAIVSTHLLGRRPDLTSHARLAAAAGAWLVEDAAQAQDPRAGPAPGVAVRMTSTARGKPLSTSGGGWLQVGLAGPVGAFARAWPNVPPAARGGEAIRAAKAVLVDGLLHPRAFWLPARLPFLGIGRTRWPDRIEVRAASRQQQRLYPVLAAGMDRLLAGRRIAALAYADALAGLPGPQPGGCDIPDYAPHRYPVMLTVPWLDAAPRVRARAAQAGVCGLYPRALSELEQVRALRVDGDAPMPGAERIARHLVTLPTHAGVGPRERERALASIGEFSP comes from the coding sequence GTGGCTTCGGCGCTCGGCGGTGTCCGCGACATGAGGCGCGATGGCGTGTTGACCCAGAACCTTGTCTTCGGGATGTTCTATCGTATGCCGCCGGTCGCGTGCCCGATGGGGTGGTCGGCGCTCTTACGGTCCCTGGGCGGGCGCATCCGGGCCGACGAGGCCTACGGTTTCTCCACTGGACAGGGAGCCCTCCGGTGGGCGTTTGGCGTCCTTGCCCAGGCCTCGCCGGAGCGGTCCACCGTGATCCTGCCCGCCTGGACGTGCTGGTCCGTCGCGGCGGCCGTGGAGTACGCCGGTCTGCGTATCGCGCTGGTGGATCTCGATCCGGCCACCCTCGACTTCGAGCCCGCCGCGCTTGCGGAGCGCGTGGGGCCGGACACGCTGGCGATCGTTTCGACCCATCTGCTCGGCCGTCGCCCCGATCTTACGAGCCATGCGCGCCTTGCCGCGGCGGCCGGCGCCTGGCTGGTAGAGGACGCCGCCCAGGCTCAGGATCCGCGCGCCGGACCTGCCCCCGGCGTGGCGGTGCGCATGACCAGCACCGCTCGCGGAAAGCCTCTGAGCACATCCGGTGGTGGCTGGCTCCAGGTTGGTCTGGCGGGACCGGTAGGCGCTTTCGCGCGTGCATGGCCGAATGTGCCACCCGCGGCGCGAGGCGGAGAAGCGATCCGCGCGGCGAAGGCGGTACTCGTCGATGGCCTCCTGCATCCACGCGCGTTCTGGCTGCCGGCACGCCTGCCGTTTCTCGGCATCGGTCGTACCCGCTGGCCCGATCGCATTGAGGTGCGAGCAGCTTCGCGGCAGCAGCAGCGTCTGTATCCCGTGCTTGCCGCCGGCATGGATCGTCTGCTGGCCGGACGTCGCATCGCGGCCCTGGCCTATGCGGACGCGCTTGCCGGCCTGCCCGGACCGCAACCCGGTGGCTGCGATATCCCCGACTACGCCCCGCACCGATACCCTGTCATGCTGACCGTGCCGTGGCTCGACGCGGCGCCCAGGGTGCGCGCGCGCGCTGCACAGGCCGGCGTCTGTGGGCTGTACCCGCGCGCGCTTTCGGAACTGGAACAGGTCCGTGCGTTGCGCGTCGACGGTGACGCCCCGATGCCCGGGGCCGAACGGATTGCACGCCACCTCGTGACCCTGCCGACCCATGCCGGCGTCGGGCCGCGCGAGCGTGAACGTGCGTTGGCCTCAATAGGTGAATTCAGCCCGTGA
- a CDS encoding O-antigen ligase family protein produces MDREPLHPAVWPGALLILIGVGRLPELVPFLASMHLGKIAVIWAAAAIALGPREVGNPRVFDQRLAKLLAVWFVFAAVSVLWSVWRSYSLGFLLGGLLINMILFFIIARTLANTRTLRFYVAVLLIATGLLSVNAVLAAASAETTRISVSAAYDPNDLAMVLVMLLPLAVAVLFAINGVGRVVLLLLCGSMLVGILLTGSRGGFLGLIVVGGYLFFARLPRSDGGLGARFSPGKLAAAALGVTVLLVSVPATVWDRIGTMGALEADYNLTESSGRVAIWGRGLDAMAARPWGYGIKAFEAVEGRQGGRYKAAHNLWIELGVELGVQGWVVMILILATAFGIARQVRLQPPRAPPDHWALPVALGLRGALLGYLVTGFFLSAAYAGVLFAVLGVFAGLQSLVLAPSSRAEPHIEDEPGSRAIARTKGGPRQPRPQAPVGGWRPISGRRGRSSATATARQSRVRHEK; encoded by the coding sequence GTGGATCGTGAACCCCTGCATCCAGCCGTCTGGCCCGGCGCCCTGCTGATACTGATCGGCGTTGGACGGCTGCCCGAACTGGTTCCGTTTCTCGCCTCCATGCATCTTGGCAAGATCGCCGTGATCTGGGCCGCGGCCGCAATCGCGTTGGGTCCGCGCGAGGTGGGCAACCCCCGGGTTTTCGACCAGCGTCTGGCGAAACTGCTGGCCGTGTGGTTCGTGTTCGCGGCCGTCAGCGTGCTCTGGTCCGTGTGGCGCAGTTACAGCCTGGGCTTCCTGTTGGGTGGCCTGCTCATCAACATGATCCTGTTCTTTATCATCGCGAGGACCCTTGCGAACACCCGTACGCTGCGTTTCTACGTCGCGGTCCTGCTGATCGCCACCGGCCTGCTCAGCGTCAATGCCGTACTCGCCGCGGCCAGTGCCGAGACTACGCGCATCTCCGTAAGCGCCGCCTACGATCCGAACGATCTTGCGATGGTGCTTGTCATGCTGCTGCCTCTGGCGGTGGCCGTGCTGTTTGCGATCAATGGCGTTGGGCGTGTCGTCCTGCTCCTGCTTTGCGGGAGCATGCTCGTCGGGATACTGCTCACCGGCTCGCGCGGCGGTTTTCTTGGCCTGATCGTGGTCGGGGGATATCTGTTCTTTGCCCGCCTGCCGCGGTCGGATGGTGGCCTCGGTGCGCGCTTCTCACCGGGGAAACTCGCTGCGGCGGCTTTGGGCGTTACCGTTCTGCTGGTGTCGGTGCCGGCGACCGTCTGGGACCGCATTGGCACCATGGGCGCGCTCGAGGCGGACTACAACCTGACCGAATCGAGCGGGCGGGTCGCGATCTGGGGGCGCGGCCTGGACGCCATGGCCGCGCGGCCGTGGGGGTACGGGATCAAGGCATTCGAAGCGGTCGAGGGTAGGCAGGGCGGTCGTTACAAGGCGGCGCACAACCTCTGGATCGAGCTCGGCGTCGAGCTGGGCGTGCAGGGGTGGGTAGTGATGATCCTTATCCTGGCGACTGCGTTCGGCATCGCGCGCCAGGTCCGGCTGCAGCCACCACGGGCACCGCCCGATCACTGGGCGTTGCCGGTGGCATTGGGCCTGCGCGGTGCGCTGCTCGGTTATCTGGTGACCGGCTTCTTCCTCTCGGCTGCCTACGCGGGCGTGCTCTTCGCGGTGCTTGGCGTGTTCGCCGGGTTGCAGAGCCTTGTGCTTGCCCCTTCCTCTCGGGCGGAGCCGCACATCGAAGACGAACCGGGATCGCGCGCGATAGCCCGGACCAAAGGTGGACCGCGGCAGCCACGCCCACAGGCGCCGGTCGGCGGCTGGCGGCCGATCTCGGGTCGACGCGGGCGTAGCTCTGCTACCGCCACCGCGCGGCAGTCGCGGGTGCGCCATGAAAAATGA